The stretch of DNA TGCTTTTAAGATGCTAAAGATTAACGTGACACATTTTCATATActttaagaattaaaatgacacattttacataattaataaacacattattatagaataaaatatataaattttattttttaagtgacGTATTCAACTCTTAAAAAGTTTAGAACTTACTTTTTtctaatacaaattttttactATTGATTCTTTAACAAATGTTTTAAGCGTACATGTTTGCAAGACTTACATATATTAGGACTAAATTGGAGAGTTAGTGATACTTTTCAATTAAATTGATGATTTATTTCAACTTTTTTACAACGATCgagttaatattattaatattttaccaAGGATAGGGATCTAACATTCGACTTTCTTATCACTCTACTCTCTAATTTCTACATCATGATCATCaatattatcttatttattcaaattataaaCTTATCATATATAGGATTTCATGTGGCTTACAACACAAGTAAGTATGAGGAGAAACTATTTGTCAATACTCTTGAGGGGTTACTCTAAAGGTAAgaagacatattttaaatatacatattaaaattcacaatatattataacCTTGCAGCAAGATAAATATAAAGCCTATCATAATATATCTAATCAAATTATCTTTGCAAAGTTCTATTAGTAACCATTATTGATCtactaatatttcaaatgcTTAAATTTCTCCATTCAAAttctaataagtttatttatatctttaagAATGAAGAACTAAATATACATGTGTTAGTACAAACAGTGAAAAAGtttgtctttaaatttaataatcttTACTGTTGGTGCACCatacaataacaacaaaaattcaaacatcAATTAGACAAATTACAATTTTACACAAACTCAAATTAAGAGTTTTTTCTATAAACAAAATGAGAAAGTCATAAATTATGACAACTCAACCACTAAAATAAAGTTTGCATCTAATGACAATAACTCATAACCAACTAATAACATAGATCACATATAACTATTGCTTTAAAAATGACTCTTTAAAATTTGTTTGTAAAATATAAGtacaatcttttaaaaaaaattatactttcaTAGTAAAATGTTGAGTTTGGGCCTCACATTATGTTGGACTGGCTAGCTTTGCTTGTGATATGCCATAATTTACTTCTCTTCATAACTCAAGAGAACATCCAAGTAGTTAAGAAAATTACAACGgtctaatttttctttatattatttgtaGAATTGTAGCAATTaatatttcttgatttgaaGCGAAATTTACAACTCTTCATGAGCAACTTGATTGTTTGGTGTCTCTGAGCAAGCTTTCAAGTTGCTTAAGCTCTCTATCCAAATTCCATCAGCTACAATTGCATTAGTGTCGTTGTTACGATGCCATGACCAATGTGCATGAGTTTCATTTAGTATTCTTAACCTTCCATGTCCAAAGCTTGGTTCCCGAAACAATGAGAGTGGGCTTGTAGGTTTTTCAAACCTATTATATATCGACAAACATTATATATCAGAGTCTcaagaggaaaatagaaaaagcagaataaaaataacaaattaaaacttTTGGTCATTATTtagaataacaattattttatctgaacttaaatataagaaaagaaaagtcatttttgataaatttaaatataagtaaatttcaattaactttaccataaaatattatcattctTAAAATACTCTATAATTAATGCtctcataaaatacattttcatAAAAAGTTAAAGGGAGAGGAAGtgtaatttaatttagaaaataaatagcTTTtaccttcataaaaataataactaatgtTAACATATCCATGTAACTAGTGACCTAAAGacacttgttaaaaaaattaaaagtttatattaaaataaaatttaagcttttaaaaaattaaaaacacaattttcaatgtacttttaattaaaaaaattctatatttatataattaacaaGTGTCCTAAacattttccttttatttttatgagtgaATTAAAATAGAGTAGTATATATCTCACTTTAATGCAAGTCCCTCACGATTTCCTCCATCTCCGATTGTGACATACATTGGACCACATGAATCAGCCTGGTTGTCATAAATTCGAGTCTgcaataaatcaaaataattaaacaaaaaaattataagcatACCAATCAATATATTTTGATGTCAATATGaaatgaataaagaaaataCAACATACAAAGCGTTCATATGCATGAACATGTCCAGCAAAAACCAAATCAACACGAGCCTCATAAAGCAACTCTTCCATAGCTTGTCTCATTGATTCACCTTCACCTTGATGTGCCTCATTAGAATTATACCAAGGTGCATGCAACAATGTGATAACCCAAGGTGTCTTCACTCTATCAATCTTAGCAAGGTCTAATTGAAGCCAATTGTATTGTTGTGATTCAACATTAAAATCAGAGTATGAACCTAACATAATAATATGGGTCCCAGCAACCTCAAAAGAGTAATAGAGATTTGAGTTGGACCCACTTTGTTGGAATGGCATGGGCCAACGTGCATTATAGGCCTTAAATCCATTTGGGTAGATAATTGGAAAAATCTCAATTTCGTGATTTCCTTCGGTAACCATCCATGGTCTTTTACTAGCATATGGTTCTACCAAACGACCAAAAGAATCCCATAGTGGTTGTTGTGAATCAGCATAAGATAAATCTCCAGGTAACAAAAACACATCATAGTCGCTTTTGTCTACATGTTTTAAGGTTGATGCAGTCCATTCAGTTTGTCCTAAGTCTCCTGCATAGTATAATATGCTCGTATTGTTAAttgttacaaaaaataatttactcttagaatgtatatatttttactgattcacaTCTTAATCCCTAATTTTTAAATCTGAATCTCAagtattaaaaaagaaaaagaaaaagaagtaactaatgtttcaaaaaataattaaaaatgaatatctTATTTTCTCCGACTAAAGCCGCAAATACCGACATCAAGTAAAATCTAGTTGGGCAGCACAAT from Cicer arietinum cultivar CDC Frontier isolate Library 1 chromosome 3, Cicar.CDCFrontier_v2.0, whole genome shotgun sequence encodes:
- the LOC101504781 gene encoding purple acid phosphatase 22-like; the protein is MAKYTKSLISFPILLHTLCFLLFPQPLLSQDNDFVRQPASQLIITPHQRSNSDPQQVHISLVGKDKMRVSWITEDNEAKSVVEYGTKEGVYSEKSMGEHTSYQYFFYNSGKIHNTVIGPLEPNTTYFYKCGGLGPEFSFKTPPSKFPIEFVIVGDLGQTEWTASTLKHVDKSDYDVFLLPGDLSYADSQQPLWDSFGRLVEPYASKRPWMVTEGNHEIEIFPIIYPNGFKAYNARWPMPFQQSGSNSNLYYSFEVAGTHIIMLGSYSDFNVESQQYNWLQLDLAKIDRVKTPWVITLLHAPWYNSNEAHQGEGESMRQAMEELLYEARVDLVFAGHVHAYERFTRIYDNQADSCGPMYVTIGDGGNREGLALKFEKPTSPLSLFREPSFGHGRLRILNETHAHWSWHRNNDTNAIVADGIWIESLSNLKACSETPNNQVAHEEL